GCATCCTGTGCGTCCCACGAGGCCATCGGGTAGTACGCAGCGCCGTTGAACAGCGCCGTGTTCATCACGACGGTCATCCCATAGATGTGGAACAGCGGGAGGACGCCGAGCTGTTTGTCGTCCGGCCGAATTCCGTCGGGAACGAGTTCCGACGCCGCGTTCGCGTTCGACGCGAGGTTCCCGTGAGTGAGCTGGACGCCCTTCGGCTGGCCGGTCGTCCCCGACGTGTACGGCTGGACCGCGTCGTCGTCATCGTCACGCTCGGCGATTCCGGGATCGCCCGGCTCGAGGAACTCCTCGAGCGTACTCGCGCCCTCGGCCTCGCCACCGATGCTGACCACGTGTTCGACATCGGTCTCGTCTTGGACCTCCGTGACGAAGGGAACGAGATCGGCGAGCGCGACGACGACCTTTGCCCCGCTGTCGGCGAGCAGATGGCTGATTTCACGGGCCTTATACTGGGGATTCATCGGGACGACGACCCCCCCGGCCCGAAGCGTCCCGTGGAAGGCGATCAGGAAGGGCGGCACGTTCGGCAGATAAAGCGCGACGCGGTCGTCCTCGCCGAGCCCCCGTTCCTCGAGTGCGGTCGCGAAGGCACCCGTCTGCCCCCAGAACTCCTCGTAGCTCGTTTCGGACCCCTGGAAACCGATCGCGGTATTGTCGCCGTGTTCCTCAACGGCGTCCGCGACGTTAGTGACAAGATTTGTCATAGTCCATGCGGTACGTTCGCGCGTATCGTAAAAAAGATTTACATCGTTCGGGGAGGACGCCGGGATTCCTTTCCATTGATAAGTGGTGTGATAGCTCCCGAGAAGCGGACAACCGCGACACGACTCGCGATGGATCGGTCGCGACTGGAGGGTATTTACGACCGTATTCCTAACTGTGCGTATCATGTATCAGGATATCCTCGTTCCGACAGACGGGAGCGACGGAACCCGTCGATCGATCGCGCACGGGTTGACGATCGCGGATCGCTTCGATGCGACGGTCCACGCACTGTCGATCGTTCCGGAAGGACCGCTCGGGACGCTTCAGACCGACGAAGCGATTCCGGCCGCCGAGCGAGCGGTCGAGCGGGTCGAAGCCGAAGCGACCCGGGAGGGCGTCGACGCCGTGACGGCCGTCGAACGGGGTGTCCCCCATGAGGAAATCCTCGAGTACGCCGACGAACACGGCATCGATCTGATCGTCATGGGGACGCAGGGCCGGACCGGGCTCGATCGGGTGCTGGTCGGCAGCGTCACGGAGCGGATCGTCCGAATGGCTGACGTGCCGGTCGTGACCGTCCGCCTGAACGACAAGATCCGGATCGAAGACGCGGACGAAGCCGCACGAATCGCCAGAAAGACGGCCGAACAGGAGGGGTACGGTGACGTGACCGTTCGCGAGGATCCCCACCGAACCAGCGCCTCGTGGATCATCCCGATTGAGACCGATTCGGGACCGCTTCACGTCCACGTCGACGCCCTGACGAGCGAGGCCCGCGTCGCGAAAGGATCCGAAACCGAATAGAGATCGACGGCACTCGATCGCGTCGGCGGAGCCGAGTAGTTTGTCCGATGGGAGTAAGCGGAACCAACAGCAGGTACGGACTGCCGTCGCCGTTCTGGGGACGCCTACACGGAATGGTCTCGTTTCTCCACAAAACAGTAGCACTCCTTTTTGCTTACATTCTGATTTGCGAACACGAATGAGGGAGACACTGTGAACCGACGGACGCTACTGCGAGGGACCGCGGCGAGTGGTCTCGTACCTATCACATACAGCCGCGCCCGATCCCAGTCCGACGAGTCGGCGGCGGTCCGGATTGCGGACGCGTCCGGCCCGGTCGATTGTTCGTCGCTATCGGATCTGGGATTTCGTCTCCCGTCGGTCTGTCGCCGGTTTTTCCGGGCACTGCGATCGCCGCCGCGACTCCCATAGAAACGATGTATCGTCCGGACGCCTGAAGTTCGATCTGCGACGGACTAGTCGGGTCAGCCAATCATTCACGGAGAAACACCATCCGCTGCTCGTGGAACGACTGCCCGCGGGGGCGGTAGGTGGTGGTTTCGAGTGCACCCCGCGGACAGTTACACGGGAACGATCCGTAATCATAAACCTACCCACATCGGCTCTCGACGCCTCCATCGACGCCCGACGCTGTTCAGTCGACGCGATCCCGCCGGTGCTCACGACTGAGCATGAGCTACATCGCCATCCTCGCAGTCGTCTCTCGGAATAGCCGAATCGATTCTTACACTAATCGCGCGACTGCTTTGCGATCAGATGTGTACTGGCTATCAGTGGCGACGATAGTTTCGGTTGATATGACAACTCAGCTATGAATACCTTTTAGTGATCACTATCATATGGTAACGTATGTCAAGCAAGGAGGGCGAGCGATTGATCATCAGCGGGGAAGCGATGGGATCGAAACGACTCACACGCTTTTTACACTCGTTCGACTCACCCGAGCCGGTGGCTCTGGTGTTGATCGCATTGCTGCTGTTCGTCGTCGTTGTCACGGGGAATCTACTCGGGTTCTGGTGAGGACGTGGCGGCCGACCCGTGAACTATAGTAGCTACTGAAAGTCACTACACACCTGATCGCATGACAGCTGTGCGATCAGCGTGTAAATCGTTTCAGTGGCTACTATATCCGCCGAGAACGACCACTCGAGACCGCCAGTGTCTCGGTCGGACTGCCTCGAATGCGGATGAACGGTTACAAACAGCAACGGACCCGATTACTGCCGATCGACACCAGATCGGGATCAGCGACGACCGACAGCAGCGATTCCGACCACTCACCCAGCGTAACAACTAGCCAACAAGTTTATGACAACCAGGTACTACATAACTGATGGCGAGGAACTGATTCAGTCGTTGCCCCCCTGACAGAATCTGTCCATCCGAGACGGACGGTCCTCGCCCTCCGAGATCGGTCCAGCGCCAAGTCAATAGCCATATTGTCTTCCGATCTCGGATTCCACCCACCCCTGCCATCCCCATCACAGGGTTGGGACTTCAACACCGGCCTCTGGCCGGCGCTTCTCGAGCCGACAACTCGAATCAGCTATCAGGCCCTTACTGACCGATACGGTCG
This genomic stretch from Natrinema sp. SYSU A 869 harbors:
- a CDS encoding universal stress protein — protein: MYQDILVPTDGSDGTRRSIAHGLTIADRFDATVHALSIVPEGPLGTLQTDEAIPAAERAVERVEAEATREGVDAVTAVERGVPHEEILEYADEHGIDLIVMGTQGRTGLDRVLVGSVTERIVRMADVPVVTVRLNDKIRIEDADEAARIARKTAEQEGYGDVTVREDPHRTSASWIIPIETDSGPLHVHVDALTSEARVAKGSETE